The Solanum pennellii chromosome 11, SPENNV200 sequence TCGCGAACTTTACATTAATTTCATTGAgggaattaattagttaattccattaagcaaattaattaattttgtgaattaattaataaataattcagtgaattaatatttttttaaaaaaaataaaaaattatcaatcaatcacatcatttgttaaaattaaagtCAAAACTAAAATCGAAATGGAGTCTGTCTTTAATATCTAGATGTAGAATAATTATTATGTCAGCTGTAAAACTGCAGACGATGATTTGAAAacataaaacacaatttaagTTTGATGGGAGTAATCGTCTTCTTCTGATCCAAGAAAGTGAAATTCAAAGTTGattatgtaattaaatttttgattaTTTGAGAAACAAGGCGTGAAATACTAAATTTGTTAGCAAGAGTTTGTCGCCCATAATGCACTCAAAAGTCTGGCTAAGGTAAGAAATAGTAGCAttagtctcttggaaatcaacACTTGCACTTTCATAGGAAAGAGGTTAAAAGGGAAATACAGGCAAACAAGAGtctagtttgatttaattttttgagattatatttagTCTATTATGTAAAGAACTTTGCATGGTAATCTCtacatttcatttttctttattgaacttaatttctctcttactaattacttattcattttttcttttatagttgtctctaattacttatttattttgacaaataaaaaatgataatatttttaacatattgtatccttaattaattactttgaaaaatgtataactttttgaaaatcttaagaTTTTTTAgttcatccacttcataattaatatggtaaaatgataaatttagtatgtcaataattactttttttagtGAATATGacaatttaaaaatgaataaataattaagaacaAAGGGAGTACATGCTAATTAAATTGTCATTAAGGTAgagttagaaaaaataaataattaaacgGTACTCCCTCTgttcctatttacttgtccatattttcttctatatctgtccctatttacttgtctattttaacaaattaagaaaggataataattttttttctaacatgcccttatttaattctagagaatttctagtactactaagttgtaatacatattttttggaactagaaaataaatttattatacttggagtgttgcataattttttaagttaagaataaaattgtaactaacttataataataattagtgcCTTAATATATGTGTTACTTTTAAAATGAACAACTAAATAGGAACAGTATGTTATTAATGAATTCTACAACTCCTTTTAAGAGTTTGTCTCCTCATTACCTAGTAGGATGTAGGATGTATTTggtattgaaaaaattattttttgaaaaatgctttttgatatttttatggtTGGTTggaaacttttttaaaaaatattctttatgaAAACATGTTTCTTAACGAAAGTAGAGAAAATAAGTCTTATAAATGATATTCtatgtttattgtattttttcattttagtaaGCCAATTAGCTCCCATCCTTAACCCTTGACCATCCCATGCACCCCGGAGGACCCCCTCCCCACTCTCTCCCACCCCTGTATTGCATGCTAAACTACGTATAAATGCTTTTAAGATAACatacttttgtttatttattaaataataaaaaaataagtaaaaaatttatttattttttaaatatttattttttgaattttttataccAAAGACACACTAAtgatatactttttaaaaatatttccctACCTTCTAACCCTAACCAATCAAACCAACAAATATTGATTATGCCGCCCTTGAATTCTTTCCTTTCAACAATAGCGGTAATTATCCTAAACTAGATTTAGCGCATATAATTATGTTAATAGTTTGGAATGCTAAATTCAGTCTTGTAAATTTATCTCTTCAgtgattaaaaaaagaagaagtgaatttcaatttaagtaaattaaaaaaataaactatttaagATAATAcactgtttttaaaaaaataatataatgaaacACAATTCTaacttcaacaatttcaaaataGGGTGGacttttttcttgaaataaatGACCAAACCCCCAATGAGGAGGAAAACAAAAGGGGGGAAGCTAACAGCATTTCttattaaacaaataataatagtttCACTTTCAGAATATTTTAGATTAATATTAGGGTGTCAACACATTCTTTAGCAAAATAATCAGGAAAGTGTTAAATGGCGAGaaaatttaatctaaaaattaaaaaatgatgacatttttttaattttaaaataaattaatttcttttattttttatttaaaagctagtataaagttaaaaagataaaatatattaaaagataaaataaaataaataaaatattattttgaccAAATTTTCATGCCAAAAAGATTTTTCTTATAGGTACAAATTACTCTTTTTATTATCTTCTCTATTCCATGTTAAGTGAATTATAAATCAATAGAAAAACATCCAAAGATACATTTTAAATCATAACTTTTACTATTTTCCTTtgcaaatcataaatataattttataagtagtgcaattaatttcttaaaaaatataaaactacaATGAAGGACAGagcaaatatattttttttcaaatatttatacaattcaattattttaaataataaaaaaatctcaaaaatttaGTTAATAGTATAGAATAGAAAGAGTACAATTTATGTCAtgccttttattttatttcaaaaagaataccaccattttttatttataaataacttaaatttaaaCCTTTAGATTTATAgaattatatgaatataatacattttaaaaaataattttttttaaaaaaatatttcttaaactATGTGCTCAATCAAACTCCACACCATAATTGTGATTAATAGTTAAGTCATtaaaattaattgcaagctgGTTtccaagaggaagaaaaaaaaaaccaatgGTGTTTTTAGGGCAAACATGAGTCAATGTAGAGCATGAGAAACTGACACGTGTCATTCATGTTTCTTCGAACCTAGTCGAAAAATCTGAAAGGGCATAGGGCGGTCTAttaaaaaagtacaaaaaaaaaaattacgagaaaattaattaagcgtcctttttttttaatcaaaccCTAAATAAATTTATCAGCTTTTCCATTTTCTTCACATTTTCCAACACTATACATACATGCACTGTTACACATACTGAAAgatcataagaaaataaaaaaaataaaaaagaagaagaagattgtTTTTCAGTAAGGAAAAAGAAGCTTCTTTACTGGTAAGTCAGatttcaacaatattaaaaagtgtcattttctttcattatttatgtgtattattttttctgctttttcttctttaaattaattaatttttgattttgttaatgGTGAAgtatatatacttcatataaaaacaCGTGTagattgaaaaaagaaaaaggaaatcaaAATAGAAAAGGTTGTGGCTTACTATGTGTATATATTACTCTTTTGTTTGTAGattgactattttttttgtgtgtgtagaATGACATATCATAATAGTGatcaaagattaaaaataaagtagatGTAAGAGAAAACAATATGTTAAGCAATATTTTCCAGTAAGCATATAGAGTTGCTATATAGTttacatttcttttttcatcCGACTGGTGTTCATATTGTAGTCATACTATTCTGAATTCACGTTGCATAGGATCCCATTTGAAAAAAGCTAGCGCTTTCTAGTAAGAAAATATTCAATgttcaaaatttgaactttgatTAAGAAAGGAATAGTCTCATCTACTGCACCATATACTTTACTGATTGTTTAATCGTTTACATTGTAGAGCATACAAACCCCAAAGGAGGGTGGGGTGAGGGGGTGGGCTGTGGGGgttaaaataagtcataacCTTAGTTTGTGATCCCTTTGGTGTAGAGGATTAGGCTTGACACCTAGCATACTTATTAAGTCAAAAGGTCACATGTTAGAAGTTCTAACCAATAtagaaatttctcaaaaaactaTCCAAAAGAGCAGTATTATTTAGTAGATTTACATATACTGTTTTTACCGTTCCTACTTTTTGTTTCAtgtaatttcaaatatttctgTGTTCTAGTTTATGTGATATAGTTAAACTTTTCAATTGTTAAACTTTAATtgtgaatttatatatataaacttcaaatttctTTGAAACTAAATTTGCATATTTAAAAgctacataaaaaattataaaatcagaATAACTAAATATCTAACATTCTTGTAACAAATGTCTACAACAATACAAAATATCAATAGAGTAATATCTTTCAGGTGTGAATTTGATTTTTCTATTATAGCAGGGGAAACTAAAGCTTTAGACTTTTTAGTACTTCCACAGtcaaaaaagggacattttgctTTTATAAAGAATCTCTGTTAGACAGTGGGAAGCAGAGTTTCCAAACaatctaacaaaaaaataatgtcagactttttattaattaaattggaTAAGTAACCATGTGTTAAAACTAAGTGTCACAATTTAGTGGAATTTTTCCCTTAaattcacaaaaataaaaacaactcCTACTTACATACAACTATTCTGaaataattcatacatatattagTGGTTCATCAAAAAATTCAtagtaaattgaaataaatatttaatatcgaATGATAATTTGTTATAACAAGTTAAACTGTActgataaaaaatattgacattcGCTAGGATTTCATGGGGCAGAGTTTTTAGATCACCTGACCAAAATATATAGTTTAGCAGGTCGGCGTATGATTTGGATATTAAAAATAGTAGTATTACATATAGTTGCTTAATTAAccatatgttaattaatttagttaattaaaggGTTAATTAATTGAGAAACGTAATGGTTTATTATTAATGATGGtctttgaaattttgtttatttgactAAGACTAAGGTTTTGAGTGGAAGACAGAAGGCACAGAAACAAATAGAGTTGTGCAGAGCAGTATAATCTTCTAGTTTGCAGTCGACATGCACtgcaaatacaaatatttaattaatgtactaaaataaaattataacaatttaataatctttttatattttgacgAGTGCGATTTCCAATTAGATGGTCAACACAATTCTACTTGGAAACacaaatcaaatttaatatttcatctGTCTTAAtatatgtgatgttacttaatcTGATatgaattctttttttaaaagacttttgaaatttctgatctgattaaatcattttatttaaaagtaatatactttttaaaatgaaattattatctTAGATAAgctaaaagtgaagtatgttatataattttgtaattttttgtcaaataagtaagatgatattaaatattgatttaataaagaaatatgtatgttattcttttttaatcgattatatatatatatatatatatatatcatataaattgagacggGAAAGAATAGTTACGAGTTTGAGTAAATTTTACTATTGTGAAGgtactttaattatttaatatgtcGGATAAATTATTGTATATCCGTACACATGCATTAGGGCTTCTACTCTGGGATCCACTCCCTGACTATTTCTTTCATCGTTACGCATTTAAACAAACtcctatattaatttaaaaaaacatagcATTTATTgctgcatttttttaaaattattaatctacataacatatatatatatatatatatatataaaatataataacaacaatataaattgattttttttcactatctgtatttttaatatatatcataGGTGTgctactattttattttatataaaccCCTATTTATACCTTCTAAAATTATAATACTACAACTTTCCATATATTGATTGATtttctacattttattttttctgtttgcattttttttatctaatggaatgaatatattaatatgtgtatagaattgatCATATTATTTAGGGAGAACTGAGTAATCTATAAAACTTTAATCAAGAAAGTTTCCTTACTTCCTACTAGTGTGTTATTTCGAAAACATTCCCTTCGTTTTGGTAAATGGAATTTTAATACGTCTGAAATATATGGTTCTATTTTATCCTAAGATAtcttcaaaatatgaaattagcTACGAAATATATAGTAGTTATTTGTTACAATATGGTTATATAGTACTCTAGCTAGAGAATATGAAATTAACTACGAAATCTATCAATCGCGTAATAACTTTCAACTAATTGTACATCGATCACTAACTTCGTAGCTAAATGATATTTACATGTGATTTACAACTACTGAATTTTATTTGTCGTTGATTCAATATTGATCATATTTTGACATATATGGGTGGATTTATGGCATTGAGTGGTGTGGATGAATATACAAGTGATTGCACGAGtgaacaaagagaaaaaaaatgagatgaTTTGAGTAGTGTGGGAATGCTGGGCTTTGGGGTGTCATGTATTACACTCTACGAGGTATTTAAGAGAGTTCCAATACATCTCAACTTGGAcatctatatttttttgtagGGTTACCCTTTGGACCCTTTTGTTTTGGGGCTACTACCCTACTTCTACTACCTAGTGTGGGGTGGTAAAAAATAATGGATTCTTTCCAATTGGAATTGTAGGTTTGTCTTAGTTCAAAGACTTAAAAAGGACCACTAGCTTTTCTTATAGTAAAGACACTCGTGGCCTTTATTATAAGGACTTACTAATTTATATGTTGCTTACAATCTACTTTCTAACCCCTTACAATATGTTATTTACTCTATTTCactatttattattcattagacTTACTATGAGTATATATAGAGCTATCTGGTTCTTTGTTAAAGATAACCTCTTTGTTATAAGTgagtttaaaatatcaaaaaaacatcaaaaaaaaattgtttttaaccTCGTATTAAATATTGTTTTTGAAGAGGTGTGAAAAGtagacaaataaaagtgaatggAGGATCATGGAGTAACAtggtaaaatttataaataaactaCTAATATTACATATTAAACTATATTGATAGTGTTAAATGAAAACTATATATTAACCATCCTCTCTTTAGTCCCCTCTCCAATGTAACAATATTCTAGGACTCCTAGTTTGAAGTGTTGGAATGTGGTAAGCACAGTCATCTTCATATGAATCAATGACCATTCTCTAGTAAGTTGTGGGTAGAAGAACTCATTCATTTTTATacttcattctttctcaatagTTATTTCTCCTTTAGACCTCttcatttttctctctcctctctctctctccccccTACTATAACCTCATATGTTTGGATGAATcattattaatgaaataaaatcaaagaaagGTATAGGGGGATAGAAAGTGtgtgagagaaaaaaaagaagagagtctCTTCATACTTTTTAGGGTAATTCATTCTTTTGTCAGTGTGTATTATACACAAATATATGTGCTACTAATAATGCATTTATGATTTGTTCTAATGTTTAATTCATTTACTTTCCCTTTTTTGGACATGTGCAGGAAATTGAtccatttgaaaaagaaattaaattcaaGAAATTTTCAAGAATGAATTCAAACAATTGGCTATCTTTTCCTCTTTCTCCCACTCATTCTTCTTTACCTCCTCATCTTCAAAATGctcaatctcatcatttttCATTAGGGTTAGTCAATGAAACTATTGACAATCCCTTCCAAAACCAAGGTATACTAAGATATTACTCTTAACAAATATTCATCCCTGTTCTGAATGTTGTAGTGTGCGACCATCTCATCagcatatttatttttttgtagaatGGAACTTAATGAACACACCAGGAAGCAATGAAGTCCCAAAGGTGGCTGATTTTCTTGGAATGAACAAATCTGAAAATCAATCTGAATTAATCCCTTACAATGAAATCCAAGCAAACGATTCGGATTAtctctttcaaaacaatcatcTTATGCCATCAATGCAAAATGCTTTAGCTCCTCCTCCTACAAACAACTATGATCTTCAAGAAAATGCTTGTAATATTCAATCTTTGACATTGTCTATGGGGAGTGGAAAAGGTTCAACTAGTGAAACAAGTGCTAGCCCTAGCGCCAACGCTGCTACCGCGAGTGCAACTGCTGAAAATAGTAATAACACTAGTATTGTTGAAGCTGCACCTAGAAGAACTCTGGATACTTTTGGCCAAAGAACATCAATTTATAGAGGTGTAACTAggtaatcttttttttaaaaaaaaaaacttagggtttccttctttttctttcttctttctcattATGACGGCCGTGCTCGTTTTGGACTTGAGAAAATGTAGACATAGATGGACAGGAAGGTATGAAGCACATCTATGGGATAATAGTTGTAGACGGGAAGGCCAATCAAGAAAGGGTCGTCAAGGTGAAATTTCAATCATCAACAATCTTCTTTAagcaaattttttttccaatcaatttttctaactaattttttttgccATCATTCTTGGGGTGGATGCTATTGTTATTCACTTGCAGTGTATTTGGGTAAGCAACTTAATTAACACTCAATTTGGTCAATCTTCAATTGTTTTTCCTTAtcttgctcggactcttcaacaATGTCAGTAGATGCGTGTTGGATTCTCCGAgaatagtgtatttttggagagTTTAACACTGGTGATTAAAATTGAAGAGTCCTATTATTTCTTAGAAcataattttctcattttttttattatttattttggtttgtgTAGGAGGGTATGATAAGGAGGAGAAAGCAGCTAGGGCTTATGATCTTGCTGCATTGAAATATTGGGGAACATCTACCACTACAAATTTTCCAGTAATTAATTACCCtttagaataattttaaaatctaataatataataaatgtagtaacattttattgaaattaaagGATTTGATTATTTATGGTtatgtatattaattatttatttgatgagTATAGATTAGCAACTATGAGAAAGAATTAGAAGACATGAAGCATATGACAAGGCAAGAATTTGTTGCTGCAATAAGAAGGTCAGAAccttttataattaaattgatGTAATTATATATTCCATCTACTAAATCTTACTACTTTTTATTGTTATAGACtttctattttaaatatatagtcagagtaatgtagtgttcttTTATAGATACCAATTATTGGAACAATAATAGAAGTAGAAGATTTTGGCAGAGGCTGACCATTTCTTCTTTTCACTGACAACTTCttttaacttcatatatatatttgtattataaatttttaattttgacataataatataacatttttttacacTGTCGAATCAACACAACGTAAAGATGACTACAAAGTGATTGTACATTATTAGTCCAAAACGATTATTATACTATCAGTATATTCAAGTTAAATTCGATTTTTCTTGCTATATATTTAGGAAGAGTAGTGGCTTCTCAAGGGGTGCATCCATGTATCGAGGTGTTACAAGGTATTCATAGTATTGTTgcctttttttctttgtttttttttcaaataaaactttagtaaaaaaaataattattttatttttattattttattctcatCTTTTATTGTTGGTTTTTTCTCATGACATATCTGGGAGCAGGCACCATCAGCATGGGAGATGGCAAGCAAGGATAGGAAGAGTTGCTGGAAATAAAGATCTCTACTTGGGAACTTTCAGTAAGTGAAAATTTTGAATCCGTCACGGAAAAAAATCACTTTCCTGATCAAAATGACTAACAAATATATTCTATAGTGACTAACAAATTGCTTCAATAAATTTAGAGTTTTATGTTATAGATattataatgtaaaaaatatttaatctatCATATTGTTAAgctaaattataaaaagtaattcTTCAACTTATATGTAACCTAAAAGATAGAGAAATATACAGGGGCGAATCTAGGGTTGACTCAGAGTTTAAAATTCACCCTTGAGTCCTTTCTCACTCACCAAAGAGTCTACCGTCTGATTAGGTCAGTTGTCTATCATGTCTTGGGTAGAATTGATTGATGCATTCGTTGATAGATTCTTCTCACCTTCTCGAATGTTGTATTTTCGGGATGAGACTTGTATATGTGAGAAATTAACACGACTTCCTAGTTCAAATCTCAAGtattctgttttatttttcaaatcacaTTGATTAAAATCATGAGTCCACCagtgaaaatattttgttattgagGTGGTATTTTTAGTTGCTCTTTTCATGAGAATATACATGTAATTATTACCCTAGGTGAGATGACATGATTGCATTAAAATTCATAGAAGCTTCAACACACTACTTTTAGAGTTCCAACTTTTTTTACACTACAATCTAgtgaaacataattttaacttcatcaaattatcaaaaatataacTATAAGCAATTAAACATTGTGAATAAATAGTAagggaaaataaaaaagttgtCTACATGAGCAAAATTCTAATTTGAAGAGAATATTGTATGATTGCAGCTACTGAGGAGGAAGCAGCAGAAGCATATGACATAGCAGCAATAAAATTCAGAGGGTTAAATGCTGTAACAAATTTCGATATGAATCGTTACGATGTTAAAGCCATACTTGAAAGCAACACTCTCCCAATTGGAGGAGGAGCAGCAAAAAGGCTAAAAGAAGCACAAGCACTTGAATCATCAAGAAAAAGAGATCAGGAAATGATGGCTCTAAACTCAAGTTTTCAATATGGAAACTCAAATCCTTTACAAGCATATCCTTTAATGCAACAACATCAACCATCCTTTGACAATTCTCAACCTTTGTTGACTCTCCAAAATCATGACATTTCACAATACAACATTCAAGATCCGTCGTCTCAATTTCACCAGAGTTATCTCCAAACACAACTTCAACTTCAGAACAACTCGCATCAAGTGTCGTTATACAACAATTATCTTCAGAATAATCAAGTCTTCTTGCATGGTTTGATGAATAACAATGAAGGTAGTTCAAGTGGAAGTTATAGTACTGGAGGGTATTTTGGTAATTCTCCTGGACTTGGTGGAATGAGTTCAAATTCAACTTCAGGTAATAATGGAGGAGGAGGTGGTGCACATGAAGAAGTTGCACTTGTTAAAGTTGATTATGATAATATGCCAAGTTACAATGGTTGGTCAGGAGAGTCATCAGTTCAAGGATCAAATCCTGGTGTTTTCTCAATGTGGAATGAGTGAGAAAAACAATTAAAGACTATCGATCAATCGATTGAGGTGTggacaaaatattttgagagATTATGATAACATAGATGATGttaattttcatgtttttattttgttggatCAAGACTAATGTTTTAtgtttcttctttatttggattcaTGAGAGTGAAatacctccaaacttcatgcaAAGGTTAATGTGTTAATTTGAGTTTCTTTCATTTCTCCTCTTCTTCATAATGTTGTTCACTTggtcttatttctttttctatgaTGTTAATTAGTTCTCCACCTTTAACGATAGAAATTGGATTGATCGACTTCTTTTGAGGTTAACTCATATTGATCGTTTATCAAAGGACTTTGATTATCAAATGATTGAACAACTAGgagaaattttgtttttattcaatactccctctgtccctatttatttgtccatatttccttttatatctgtccctatttacttgtccattttaacaaatcaagaaaggacaacaatttttttttctaatatgcccttatttaattctagaaaatttctagtACTATTAAGTTGTAATGCATGCATTTTGGAacctataaatatatttattatacttgagaagttgcataatcttttaagttaagggtaaaattataactaaCCTATGATAATAATTGGTGGCTTATATGCGTGCCACTTCTAAATTGGACAATTAAATAAGGACAGAGGGAGTACTATATTGTGgctatttaaatttaaattttcattttgattttttttcttttaagaaattattataGTGTAACgctgattttgatataattgcCAGGTTCAAAATTTCGTTAACTATTTTGTCTCATCTTTTATGAGACACTAAAAGAAATTCAAGGATGTGATGACACACCTTGgtcaaattattttcaatagctaacttttattaaattcatACTAAAATTTGTAGACATAGAATATTAGGTGATGCGGagaagaaatcaattatacTTCTAAACTATTATATGTAAGAAAATTGAGGATGCAGTTGTGCATCCGATTTAAGACTAAtaaaattcaacaataaaaaaattatgagcaAATCATGGCCTGCAACATAATTTATccggaaaaataataatttaataaaagtatAGGTCAAGTAAAGTGATTGTGTTAGAACCACGAGACTCGTGGGATGCCTAATATCTTTCTCTCAGTCAATAGAATTTCTTACCCCAATTTCTAATTCACATACCAAATAAAGAGTCATTTCTTTTGATTAGGGACTAAAAAAGGGTGACATGGAACACCATAACTTAATTCAAAGTGACGActctgaaaaataaaataatctctaaCCAAATACCGTGCGCGAAAATAGGATGTCATAGATGAAATTCTCTACCTCATAAAAAACATTGTCAATTTGGTTCTTGGACCATTAATTGAGTTTCTTGCTAAGATATTTAAGTTTGCTCTGAAATTTCCACATACAATTTCCCTCCACCTTAATGTTCCAAGTATCTTGACCACTTCTTTGAAATCATCATGGTCATCAGTCCAAAAAATTAGGAATTGAAAATAGTTGATACTTCTTTGATTTGAATTAGAACGTCTGACTAGCATAGGCGTATGAGCCGATTCGATGCTATTTAGATGTTCTATTATCATTTCTAGGGTATTTTTAAGTCCATTAAtgattatgaaaattttatctAATCTCTTCCATGTTCTGTGGTTTTTTAGGTAGGTGATGGATTCTTTGTTTTTCGAAGTATGTAATGTGTACATGTTAACTATTTTTGCAGTATTAATTGTTTGATGCATGTAGGGTGAACTAGAAGGCTAATATGTAATGACTTCATGTGATATCTCTTGCAATGAACCTGTTTATTTACTTATGATTTCAAGTTGGTTGTCCATTTTGATTGTGATTATGCTATCTTATTTGTGATTGATGGTTGATTCAGGTATCACGCCGATACAACATATAAATGGTTGTTTCGAATACCACGTGTGACATGAATCATTAATAGTTGGTTCCTATACCGTACCTGTATACTAACAATTTGAGTGTGTTTCATGAGAGGACCTTGTATGTGCATTTGTGATCATGTGGGGGAATGTTTCTTGCATTAGTTAAGTCAAAGTTGTGATCTGAaatctgttttattttaaaacggTTTGTATATGTGTTGGTATGTATTACTGTTCTGCAGTTACTTGTTACATTAGTATATTGGAAATAACCGTTGATTCTACCAATACTCGGTGTTCACTACTAAAAATAGGCAAAAATCGACGAACTGCGtcactttttcttttgtcaaaATTGACAAAAAAGCGACGCAGTCAAGTTCGTAACTTTTGGCTCGACGCTTTTCAAAAAATGACAGACTGCAtcgtttttatttttgtaaaaaaaattattttcttgaataatGCGAGGTCGTCTAtcgttttt is a genomic window containing:
- the LOC107004991 gene encoding AP2-like ethylene-responsive transcription factor PLT2, translated to MNSNNWLSFPLSPTHSSLPPHLQNAQSHHFSLGLVNETIDNPFQNQEWNLMNTPGSNEVPKVADFLGMNKSENQSELIPYNEIQANDSDYLFQNNHLMPSMQNALAPPPTNNYDLQENACNIQSLTLSMGSGKGSTSETSASPSANAATASATAENSNNTSIVEAAPRRTLDTFGQRTSIYRGVTRHRWTGRYEAHLWDNSCRREGQSRKGRQVYLGGYDKEEKAARAYDLAALKYWGTSTTTNFPISNYEKELEDMKHMTRQEFVAAIRRKSSGFSRGASMYRGVTRHHQHGRWQARIGRVAGNKDLYLGTFTTEEEAAEAYDIAAIKFRGLNAVTNFDMNRYDVKAILESNTLPIGGGAAKRLKEAQALESSRKRDQEMMALNSSFQYGNSNPLQAYPLMQQHQPSFDNSQPLLTLQNHDISQYNIQDPSSQFHQSYLQTQLQLQNNSHQVSLYNNYLQNNQVFLHGLMNNNEGSSSGSYSTGGYFGNSPGLGGMSSNSTSGNNGGGGGAHEEVALVKVDYDNMPSYNGWSGESSVQGSNPGVFSMWNE